A section of the Stenotrophomonas sp. 364 genome encodes:
- a CDS encoding GGDEF domain-containing protein, whose amino-acid sequence MPPELTAALALCRNLPSPPGIALRIIELAQDPEADITTAADIIAIDMALSARMLRIANSPLYASRRRIENLGQALTMLGLNATVSLALGFTVTQGLTAPGDGQDLRERAWRRSILSALAASLLGQARGLRKAEELMLAGLLQDLGILVLAQAQPDTYLPLLRQAVDNDALVALEHEHLQCTHADVGALMAEQWDLPRYLVDSIARSESPATAEDNFQTCVALSGAVADIWLSADADAAREHALHLVHERLQLDSAQFDQVLARISDALPDISALFETPLLSPSRVQQLIDHAQELATLRNLREMQDAAQARQRADEFEARANRLAEQAHRDALTGVLNRRQLEAVLEQEFLRATRHGWPLSVAFIDLDDFKKINDAHGHLMGDQVLRVFAGKLQEQLRNSDTVARFGGEEFIALLPNTTELVALEVVRRVLANIVNTPMAEVPDGPLFVTFSAGVATQGGYERFADVQDLLKAADDVLYRSKNLGRNRVIARSPGTAPA is encoded by the coding sequence ATGCCTCCCGAGCTGACAGCCGCCCTGGCGCTCTGCCGCAACCTGCCCTCGCCGCCCGGTATTGCCCTGCGCATCATCGAGCTGGCCCAGGATCCGGAAGCGGACATCACCACCGCCGCCGACATCATCGCCATCGATATGGCGCTCAGCGCGCGCATGCTGCGCATCGCCAACTCGCCGCTGTATGCCAGCCGCCGCCGCATCGAAAACCTCGGCCAGGCGCTGACCATGCTGGGCTTGAATGCCACCGTCAGCCTCGCGCTCGGCTTCACCGTCACCCAGGGCCTCACCGCACCCGGCGACGGCCAGGACCTGCGCGAACGTGCGTGGCGGCGCAGCATTCTCAGCGCCCTGGCGGCCAGCCTGCTGGGCCAGGCCCGCGGCCTGCGCAAGGCCGAAGAACTGATGCTGGCCGGCCTGCTGCAGGACCTGGGCATCCTGGTGCTGGCCCAGGCCCAGCCGGACACCTACCTGCCCCTGCTGCGCCAGGCCGTCGACAACGACGCGCTGGTCGCGCTTGAGCACGAACACCTGCAGTGCACCCATGCCGACGTCGGCGCCTTGATGGCCGAGCAGTGGGACCTGCCACGCTACCTGGTGGACAGCATCGCCCGCAGCGAATCGCCCGCCACGGCCGAAGACAATTTCCAGACCTGCGTGGCCCTGTCCGGTGCCGTGGCCGATATCTGGCTCAGCGCCGACGCCGACGCCGCGCGCGAGCACGCCCTGCACCTGGTCCACGAAAGACTGCAGCTGGACAGCGCCCAGTTCGATCAGGTGCTGGCCCGCATCAGTGACGCCCTGCCCGATATCAGCGCCCTGTTCGAGACGCCGCTGCTGTCGCCGTCGCGCGTGCAGCAGCTGATCGACCACGCCCAGGAGCTGGCGACCCTGCGCAACCTGCGCGAAATGCAGGACGCCGCCCAGGCCCGGCAGCGCGCCGACGAGTTCGAAGCACGCGCCAACCGGCTGGCCGAACAGGCCCACCGCGACGCACTGACCGGCGTGCTCAATCGGCGCCAGCTGGAGGCCGTGCTGGAACAGGAATTCCTGCGCGCCACCCGCCACGGCTGGCCGCTGTCGGTGGCATTCATCGACCTGGATGACTTCAAGAAGATCAACGACGCCCACGGCCACCTGATGGGTGACCAGGTGCTGCGCGTGTTCGCCGGCAAGCTGCAGGAGCAGCTGCGCAACAGCGATACCGTGGCCCGCTTCGGCGGGGAGGAGTTCATCGCGTTGCTGCCCAACACCACCGAGCTGGTTGCCCTGGAGGTGGTGCGCCGGGTCCTGGCCAACATCGTCAATACGCCGATGGCCGAGGTGCCCGACGGCCCCCTGTTCGTGACCTTCTCGGCCGGGGTCGCCACGCAGGGCGGCTACGAGCGTTTCGCCGATGTTCAGGACCTGCTGAAGGCGGCCGACGACGTGCTTTACCGCTCCAAGAACCTGGGCCGCAACCGCGTCATCGCACGCTCCCCCGGGACGGCACCGGCGTGA
- a CDS encoding AIM24 family protein yields the protein MAVKTLQEFLSTTQEKDVSADAFELESPHMLEVRVDGMVWAKAGSMVARKGGVKFTRQGLLEQGLGTLLKKMVSGEGLQLMKVEGQGRVYLADAGKQVTLLRLAGESIFVNGNDVLAFETGIASKITMMKKVAGMLSGGLFNIQLSGHGIVAMTSHYEPMTLPVNAQTGPVFTDPNATVAWSGSLVPEIVADISLGTLVGRGSGESLQMRFAGEGWVVVQPYEEVSFQAKG from the coding sequence ATGGCCGTAAAGACGTTGCAGGAGTTTTTGTCCACCACCCAGGAGAAGGATGTCAGCGCGGATGCATTCGAGCTGGAAAGTCCGCACATGCTGGAAGTCCGGGTGGACGGGATGGTCTGGGCGAAGGCCGGTTCGATGGTGGCGCGCAAGGGCGGGGTGAAGTTCACCCGGCAGGGGCTGCTGGAGCAGGGGCTGGGTACGCTGCTGAAGAAGATGGTGAGCGGCGAGGGGCTGCAGTTGATGAAGGTGGAGGGTCAGGGGCGGGTGTACCTGGCGGACGCGGGCAAGCAGGTGACGTTGCTGCGGCTGGCGGGGGAGTCGATTTTCGTGAACGGCAACGATGTGCTGGCGTTCGAGACGGGGATCGCTTCGAAGATCACGATGATGAAGAAGGTGGCGGGGATGCTGTCGGGCGGTCTGTTCAACATTCAGTTGAGCGGGCACGGGATCGTGGCGATGACGTCGCACTACGAGCCGATGACGCTGCCGGTGAACGCGCAGACGGGTCCGGTCTTCACCGATCCGAACGCGACGGTGGCCTGGTCGGGGTCGCTGGTGCCGGAGATCGTGGCGGACATTTCGCTGGGTACGCTGGTGGGCCGGGGCTCGGGCGAGAGTCTGCAGATGCGCTTTGCCGGCGAGGGCTGGGTGGTGGTGCAGCCGTACGAGGAGGTTTCGTTCCAGGCGAAGGGGTGA
- the tsf gene encoding translation elongation factor Ts, producing the protein MEITASLVKELRERTGAGMMECKKALVENGGNIDASAEWLRKSGLAKADKKADRVAAEGIIVAAQDGNKAVLVEVNSETDFVAKDSNFLDFTKAVGATALSSGAADIDALKAAKLPTGETIEEARAAVIAKVGEKVDVRRIVRLESTNNVAAYVHGGRIGVLVELAGGDAELARGLAMHVAAMNPPHNKAADVPAEFVAKEKEIELAKMTDKDKAKPADILEKIISGKIAKIVNEVTLYGQPYVLDTNQSVEQVLKAAGADVVGFKRLAVGEGIEKVVEDYAAEVMKQAGLA; encoded by the coding sequence GTGGAAATCACTGCTTCCCTGGTCAAGGAACTGCGCGAGCGCACTGGCGCCGGCATGATGGAGTGCAAGAAGGCACTCGTCGAAAACGGCGGCAACATCGACGCCTCGGCCGAATGGCTGCGCAAGTCCGGCCTGGCCAAGGCCGACAAGAAGGCTGACCGCGTGGCTGCCGAAGGCATCATCGTGGCTGCACAGGACGGCAACAAGGCCGTGCTGGTGGAAGTCAACTCGGAAACCGACTTCGTCGCCAAGGACAGCAACTTCCTGGACTTCACCAAGGCTGTCGGCGCCACCGCGCTGAGCTCGGGTGCTGCCGACATCGACGCGCTGAAGGCGGCCAAGCTGCCGACCGGCGAGACGATCGAAGAAGCCCGCGCCGCGGTGATTGCCAAGGTTGGCGAGAAGGTCGACGTGCGTCGCATCGTGCGTCTGGAATCGACCAACAACGTCGCTGCCTACGTGCACGGCGGCCGCATCGGCGTGCTGGTTGAGCTGGCCGGCGGCGACGCCGAGCTGGCCCGTGGTCTGGCCATGCACGTGGCTGCGATGAACCCGCCGCACAACAAGGCGGCCGATGTGCCGGCCGAGTTCGTTGCGAAGGAGAAGGAAATCGAGCTGGCCAAGATGACCGACAAGGACAAGGCCAAGCCGGCCGACATCCTGGAAAAGATCATCAGCGGCAAGATCGCCAAGATCGTGAACGAAGTGACGCTGTACGGCCAGCCTTACGTGCTGGACACCAACCAGTCGGTCGAGCAGGTGCTGAAGGCTGCCGGCGCGGACGTGGTGGGCTTCAAGCGTCTGGCCGTTGGCGAAGGCATCGAGAAGGTGGTGGAAGACTACGCCGCCGAAGTGATGAAGCAGGCCGGTCTGGCCTGA